A region from the Kineothrix sp. IPX-CK genome encodes:
- a CDS encoding flagellar protein, translated as MDVRNCRRCGRLFNYAMGPIICPQCREALEVKFQEVKKYISEHKGCGIAEVSEECDVTPQQIRQWLREERLEFSADSPTGLECENCGAIIRSGRFCEKCKAGMVNHLQTAYKKEPEPKPEKKEKDEKAGMRYLDR; from the coding sequence ATGGATGTACGCAATTGCAGAAGATGCGGGCGGCTTTTTAACTATGCCATGGGGCCGATTATCTGTCCGCAGTGCAGAGAAGCACTGGAAGTAAAGTTTCAGGAAGTGAAGAAATATATATCCGAGCATAAGGGGTGCGGAATTGCGGAGGTTTCGGAAGAATGCGACGTAACTCCGCAACAGATCAGACAATGGCTGAGAGAAGAGAGGCTGGAATTCTCGGCGGATTCTCCGACAGGTCTGGAATGTGAGAACTGTGGAGCAATAATCCGCAGCGGGCGTTTTTGTGAGAAATGCAAGGCCGGAATGGTAAATCATTTGCAGACCGCATATAAGAAGGAGCCTGAACCGAAGCCCGAGAAGAAGGAAAAGGATGAAAAGGCCGGAATGAGATATTTGGATCGCTAG
- a CDS encoding ComF family protein — protein MRIRTKGIRACARELKNYPHCNTEMIPCPEKAKGACMSGNENNFARKSNFARKSDFVRMNYFTGRLTDLIYPRHCPVCDGLIGYSDAFICESCRGRIRYIEGAVCAKCGKPLQEEEAEYCYDCARKRHYYKSGTALFEYKSMAASIYRFKYKGRQEYADFFGKKLAEHLEDYLRIWKPEAFVPVPIHSSRMRVRGYNQAEVLAKKLSRETGIPTRADLIKRCKKTVPQKNLSDGERQNNLKKAFKICRNDVKLDTIVIIDDIYTTGSTIDAVAYELLKKGVVNIYYASLSIGKGL, from the coding sequence ATGAGAATCAGAACAAAAGGTATACGAGCCTGTGCGAGAGAATTGAAGAATTATCCTCACTGTAATACAGAAATGATCCCTTGCCCGGAGAAAGCGAAGGGAGCATGTATGAGTGGAAACGAAAATAATTTTGCCCGCAAAAGTAACTTTGCTCGCAAGAGCGATTTTGTCCGGATGAATTATTTTACGGGCAGATTGACAGATCTTATCTATCCGAGGCATTGTCCGGTCTGCGACGGCTTAATCGGATATTCCGATGCGTTTATTTGTGAAAGCTGCCGTGGAAGGATCAGGTATATCGAGGGAGCCGTCTGCGCCAAATGCGGCAAACCCTTGCAGGAGGAAGAAGCGGAGTACTGCTACGACTGTGCGCGAAAGAGGCATTATTATAAGAGCGGTACGGCGCTGTTCGAATACAAGAGTATGGCAGCCTCCATTTACCGCTTCAAATACAAAGGGCGGCAGGAATATGCGGACTTTTTCGGGAAGAAACTGGCAGAGCATTTGGAGGACTACCTTCGGATATGGAAGCCGGAAGCCTTTGTCCCGGTACCAATCCATTCTTCAAGAATGCGAGTGCGGGGCTATAATCAGGCGGAAGTGCTGGCAAAGAAGCTTAGCAGGGAAACCGGTATTCCTACCAGAGCTGATTTGATAAAGAGGTGCAAAAAAACGGTGCCCCAGAAGAATCTGAGCGATGGTGAAAGGCAAAATAATTTGAAAAAGGCTTTTAAAATCTGTAGAAATGATGTAAAATTAGATACGATTGTAATTATTGATGATATTTATACAACCGGAAGTACAATCGATGCAGTCGCATATGAATTGCTTAAAAAAGGGGTTGTCAATATTTACTATGCGTCGTTGTCCATCGGTAAGGGGTTATGA